One genomic region from Metallosphaera tengchongensis encodes:
- the udg gene encoding type-4 uracil-DNA glycosylase, translating into MEQLQDIRNSVISCERCKLANTRRRAVPGEGIVSELMLVGEAPGSREDALGRPFVGSAGKFLNQLLTKAGLSRESVYITNLVKCRPPNNRDPEKEEIDACSPYLIAEINVIKPRIIVTLGSHSTAFFQKIAGLSQEPISRARGKTFEIAFEHGKVIIFPSYHPAAALYNPNLSKVMEEDFIRLSQLVNRSSSKTITIESFLDQNGSGNKG; encoded by the coding sequence ATGGAGCAGTTGCAGGACATTAGGAACTCAGTAATAAGCTGCGAAAGGTGCAAGCTAGCCAATACCAGAAGACGCGCTGTTCCTGGAGAAGGGATAGTAAGCGAGTTGATGTTAGTTGGAGAAGCCCCAGGATCGAGAGAGGACGCTCTGGGTAGACCGTTTGTAGGGTCTGCGGGAAAATTTTTGAACCAATTACTGACTAAAGCAGGTTTATCTAGAGAATCGGTATATATCACCAATTTGGTCAAATGTAGACCCCCTAATAATAGAGATCCAGAGAAGGAAGAGATAGATGCATGCTCACCTTATCTTATTGCTGAAATAAATGTAATAAAACCTAGGATAATAGTAACTCTTGGAAGCCACTCCACAGCGTTTTTTCAGAAAATTGCGGGGTTAAGTCAAGAACCCATATCCCGTGCCAGAGGTAAAACTTTCGAAATTGCCTTTGAACACGGTAAAGTTATAATTTTTCCTTCATACCATCCTGCTGCGGCACTATACAATCCGAATTTAAGCAAGGTTATGGAGGAGGATTTTATTAGGTTGTCTCAGCTCGTGAATAGATCAAGTTCAAAAACTATCACCATAGAAAGTTTTCTAGATCAAAATGGATCTGGGAATAAAGGGTAA
- a CDS encoding MFS transporter: MEVPKAKPDDSKDFDLKYAYRALMVLAPLAIVVMYTEGMLIPSLVKIEDDFGVNAAQVSWVLTVYLLTGSVMNPIAGKLGDLYGKKRVLTIIIWIYALGVTLTGFAPTFSLLILARAVQGLGLAMFPLAFSLIREEFPPRLVPTAQGIVSAMFGAGSAIALPIGAYISQNFGWQYTYHSVIPFVVLMAVLTSTQIRESRYKNPNSRIDFIGAGILSLSLATLILGFSEAPTWGWNSPLTIGDLLFSLFAFSFFIFYQSKNPFPLISVKLLKRRNVLIANMAAVVAGFAVFMGSQTLTYLFEEPNPIGFNLDIQATGIALLPTALIQLVSGPIAGRLISSKGPRSIMIVGSTILIPVYLALSLLVTNGGQNIDPVILLGTLAMLGATLLNVSLVNMLTFSVERQVMGTATSINTVFRLIGGTIGPSVAGAIMGTYQASLVEMIPFNSNTIFYPIELPSDYAFSLIFVVATILSVVMTFLSLMAKNIKLGNLMDNSHGAVAGH; encoded by the coding sequence ATGGAAGTTCCAAAGGCCAAGCCTGATGATTCAAAGGACTTTGATTTGAAGTACGCCTACAGGGCTTTAATGGTGCTAGCTCCGCTGGCAATTGTAGTGATGTACACTGAGGGCATGTTAATTCCTTCCCTAGTAAAGATAGAGGACGACTTTGGGGTCAACGCTGCCCAGGTAAGCTGGGTTTTAACAGTGTACCTTCTGACTGGCTCAGTGATGAACCCTATAGCAGGGAAACTTGGGGATCTGTATGGCAAAAAGAGAGTTTTGACAATCATCATATGGATATATGCCCTAGGAGTGACCTTAACCGGGTTTGCACCTACCTTCAGCCTGCTGATACTAGCAAGGGCAGTTCAGGGGCTAGGATTAGCTATGTTTCCACTTGCTTTTAGTCTTATAAGGGAAGAGTTCCCTCCCAGGCTGGTCCCTACAGCCCAGGGTATAGTAAGCGCCATGTTCGGAGCGGGTTCAGCTATAGCCTTACCCATTGGAGCCTACATTTCCCAAAACTTTGGCTGGCAGTACACTTACCACTCTGTGATACCATTTGTTGTCCTCATGGCTGTCCTGACCTCTACACAGATAAGGGAATCCAGATACAAAAATCCCAACAGTAGAATTGACTTCATTGGGGCTGGGATACTGTCCTTATCTCTAGCCACTCTCATACTAGGGTTTAGCGAAGCACCCACGTGGGGATGGAACTCTCCATTGACTATAGGTGATCTTTTGTTCTCCCTATTTGCTTTTTCATTTTTCATCTTTTATCAGAGCAAGAATCCATTTCCTTTAATATCGGTAAAGCTTCTAAAAAGGAGGAACGTGCTCATAGCCAACATGGCTGCAGTTGTTGCCGGGTTCGCAGTGTTCATGGGGTCCCAGACCCTAACTTACCTATTTGAGGAACCTAATCCAATTGGCTTCAACTTGGACATCCAAGCAACGGGGATAGCTCTTCTGCCCACTGCCCTAATACAACTTGTCAGTGGACCAATAGCGGGGAGGCTAATATCTTCAAAGGGACCTAGATCCATAATGATAGTCGGTTCCACGATCTTAATACCGGTTTACCTAGCGTTATCTCTTCTGGTAACTAATGGTGGGCAGAACATCGATCCTGTAATCCTCCTGGGAACCCTAGCAATGCTAGGAGCTACCTTGCTCAACGTAAGTCTGGTAAATATGCTTACCTTCTCTGTGGAAAGACAAGTTATGGGAACTGCAACCTCAATCAACACAGTTTTCAGATTGATAGGGGGGACAATAGGTCCCTCAGTCGCTGGTGCCATCATGGGGACTTATCAAGCAAGTTTAGTGGAAATGATACCGTTTAATAGCAACACCATATTCTATCCCATAGAACTACCCTCTGACTATGCGTTCTCCTTAATTTTCGTAGTAGCTACAATATTGTCGGTGGTTATGACTTTTCTCTCGCTGATGGCCAAGAATATTAAACTCGGTAACCTAATGGACAATAGCCATGGAGCAGTTGCAGGACATTAG
- a CDS encoding metal-dependent transcriptional regulator produces the protein MEISRREVEYLNAIKKLNDKGEPGKLTQIAKEIEVSPASAFEELKHLEKKGLILKQNNNVFITDEGKRSLSKAVRAHRVIESLLVKVGIDPITACDYSSQFDLNVPDEIIERLYDYLGKPNKCPHGFDIP, from the coding sequence ATGGAGATAAGCAGGAGGGAAGTTGAGTACCTTAATGCCATCAAGAAGCTAAACGATAAGGGAGAGCCAGGAAAACTGACACAGATTGCGAAAGAGATAGAAGTATCCCCTGCAAGTGCTTTTGAAGAACTCAAGCACCTTGAGAAGAAGGGCCTTATCCTGAAGCAGAACAATAACGTGTTTATCACAGATGAGGGAAAAAGAAGCCTCTCCAAGGCGGTTAGAGCCCACAGGGTTATAGAGTCCCTTCTAGTTAAAGTGGGGATTGACCCTATTACAGCGTGCGACTACTCCAGCCAATTCGACCTTAACGTGCCTGACGAAATAATAGAGAGGTTGTACGATTATTTGGGAAAACCTAATAAGTGTCCACATGGTTTCGATATCCCATGA
- a CDS encoding cation:proton antiporter, which translates to MNPVIQSLFYIGIMLALAKLMEEGFSRIGLIPFVGAIVVGIVLGRGVLDFIGINNVISFVTSLGIIFLLFLAGTEEFSDEFNLDRRILISSIIQLVIPFIAIYFYLVRIGLSEPFAIVFPLITTSVGPMTRLLMDTGTLTSRLGRLMFYQGTLVEIMSVILFAMMLKVSSPVEIIKQSLEILVLFIAIIFIGPKLSRMLETIEGFVKVREVELAFLVSLILIIGYVADLFGFNSAIAALFLGFLLKDYLKDRPDLKEKVRGLTYGFFEPLFFVSIGLYFAPINLYIGSIGLILAGLIFMSKFLSGLISSFIIKTDSLANAIGMSSKGGVDSSLLISALVGGGISSLQYSYSALSITLVAIIVPILFKLKTRGITTIYSKPKFNERLDKLSQLPNPLFAETRNTLRDIIKMMTERGARAIVIVDEFKRPVGNITVQQLLEIDPSLYDKLRASDVDLNETVIMESDKRVVDALRRFRATETPVIAVVDRDGKLLQTLYERELLRILSNL; encoded by the coding sequence ATGAATCCAGTTATTCAGTCCCTCTTCTACATTGGCATTATGTTGGCTCTAGCGAAGCTCATGGAAGAGGGGTTCTCTAGAATAGGTTTGATACCTTTTGTCGGCGCCATAGTGGTGGGAATAGTGTTAGGAAGAGGGGTTCTGGACTTTATTGGGATTAACAACGTTATCTCGTTCGTAACTTCCCTGGGTATAATTTTCCTCCTATTTCTAGCAGGGACGGAGGAGTTCTCCGACGAATTTAATTTAGATAGAAGAATATTAATATCATCCATTATTCAACTTGTAATACCATTTATAGCAATTTATTTCTATCTGGTTCGAATTGGTCTATCTGAACCGTTTGCAATAGTTTTCCCTTTAATAACCACCAGCGTAGGCCCAATGACCAGGCTTCTTATGGATACGGGGACGTTAACGAGTAGGTTGGGGCGGTTGATGTTCTATCAAGGGACTCTCGTTGAAATAATGTCAGTCATACTGTTTGCTATGATGTTAAAGGTTAGTTCGCCGGTAGAAATTATTAAGCAAAGCCTTGAAATTTTAGTTTTATTTATTGCCATTATATTTATAGGACCTAAATTATCCAGGATGCTGGAGACAATTGAGGGCTTCGTAAAGGTCAGGGAGGTAGAGCTCGCGTTTCTCGTATCACTGATATTGATTATAGGTTACGTAGCGGACTTATTCGGTTTCAACTCAGCAATTGCCGCCCTTTTCCTTGGCTTCCTGCTTAAGGACTACCTAAAGGACAGACCGGACCTAAAAGAAAAGGTCCGCGGATTGACTTATGGATTCTTTGAGCCTCTATTTTTTGTGAGTATAGGTCTGTATTTCGCTCCTATCAATCTATATATCGGTTCTATTGGCTTGATACTGGCTGGACTCATTTTTATGTCAAAATTTTTATCTGGATTAATCTCTTCTTTTATCATTAAAACTGACAGCCTCGCCAACGCTATTGGTATGTCCTCAAAGGGAGGAGTGGATTCGTCTCTCCTAATTTCAGCGTTGGTAGGCGGAGGGATCTCCAGTTTGCAGTACTCTTACTCAGCTTTATCCATCACTCTAGTAGCAATAATAGTGCCTATTTTATTTAAATTGAAGACGAGAGGCATTACAACTATTTATAGTAAACCTAAGTTTAACGAGAGATTAGACAAATTGTCCCAACTACCCAATCCTCTTTTTGCAGAGACCCGTAATACTCTCAGAGACATCATTAAAATGATGACGGAGAGGGGTGCTAGGGCCATAGTTATAGTGGACGAGTTCAAACGGCCAGTAGGAAACATTACAGTTCAGCAGTTATTGGAGATAGATCCTTCACTTTATGATAAGCTTAGAGCCTCAGATGTGGATCTAAATGAGACCGTAATAATGGAAAGCGATAAGAGAGTTGTTGACGCCTTAAGGCGATTCAGGGCCACAGAGACTCCAGTAATAGCCGTGGTTGATAGAGATGGCAAGCTGCTGCAGACCCTATATGAGAGGGAGCTGCTGAGGATACTGAGTAACCTTTAG
- a CDS encoding sulfite exporter TauE/SafE family protein, whose amino-acid sequence MIEIILSPLQYLLAVVAGVLVGFSLGLIGGGGSILAVPLLLYFVGLATIPAQYASSPVLAKEYVNFVDHVALGTTALAVGLNAYINSYIHFRKGNVKVKEGITFAIPGVAGATFGSYLSHITPGQSLLFFFAILMIAIALMMMRNRSADGAKVVTQERPGLMRISIGKIVPTGFIVGFASGYFGIGGGFLIVPGLLFSTSICMIKAVGTSLIAVGTFGITSALIYSVYGYVLPVISILYLLGGIAGGYGGASIASKMPRGTLRKAFAIIIIIVAIYIMVQNYKGIFLFIH is encoded by the coding sequence ATGATTGAAATAATACTTTCTCCATTACAGTACCTTCTGGCTGTCGTTGCAGGAGTTCTTGTTGGTTTTAGCCTGGGTCTAATAGGAGGAGGCGGTTCAATCCTAGCTGTACCTTTACTTCTGTATTTTGTAGGCTTAGCCACTATTCCTGCGCAATACGCGTCATCGCCTGTCTTAGCCAAGGAGTACGTGAATTTCGTAGACCACGTAGCTCTAGGAACTACTGCCTTAGCAGTCGGTCTGAACGCTTACATAAACAGCTATATACACTTTAGAAAGGGAAACGTAAAGGTGAAGGAAGGAATTACGTTCGCAATACCTGGCGTTGCTGGAGCTACCTTCGGGAGTTACCTAAGTCACATAACCCCAGGACAATCCTTGCTTTTCTTTTTCGCAATCTTGATGATAGCAATAGCGCTCATGATGATGAGGAATAGGTCAGCTGACGGAGCGAAAGTTGTAACACAAGAGAGACCGGGATTAATGAGAATTTCCATTGGTAAAATTGTCCCGACTGGTTTCATTGTAGGCTTCGCGTCTGGATATTTCGGAATTGGTGGGGGATTCCTAATAGTCCCAGGATTACTGTTCAGCACTAGCATTTGCATGATAAAGGCTGTAGGGACTTCGTTGATAGCAGTGGGGACTTTCGGAATAACGAGTGCCCTCATTTATTCAGTGTACGGTTACGTTTTACCTGTCATAAGCATACTGTACCTCCTTGGTGGGATAGCAGGAGGGTACGGTGGGGCTTCGATTGCAAGTAAAATGCCGAGAGGAACTCTTAGAAAGGCTTTCGCCATAATCATAATCATCGTTGCTATATACATTATGGTTCAGAATTACAAGGGAATATTCCTTTTCATACATTGA
- a CDS encoding ATP-dependent nuclease, with amino-acid sequence MRLGEFYTNNFRSLETVELRNLGGFNVIVGPNGYGKTNLLTSIFLFIKNLSAGIEKRSIEDKSQEYLLMWNGYDTSRPILLGGRLEFNEKEVEKVTGKSQNVVIDLVNKLRYINGYLEWDLDLIRINGSVPSKDEIESARKLLDYSASQIEYVPIFDQNYFDDVLNRIVGLNRSPINLRKYWYDFANLVSNTIPEVKGIEIWDSKKLVLNVYNLPIYIDLAASGFQRIILMLFVIWLSGNKVLLVEEPEVNMHPIMQYKIAKLLKSWTDSNVLQVFMTTHSPFIVSSEVDNFIVLKRGQVASNAIGFQLDEEIKSAFSVLKINVGDILFSKTIVISSELAEPSVILNWLKKLNVYPEYNGLVIYTVRNELELQTWLKLRKMLKLDMLFLGLCDKIDNELKDYCLPLNREVESFYSKSGMLEALKRIGIYPDDKEMKDLSREDNVRWLANVLKRRGLDYGNMRSAIGDIISRIDSVEIPKELEILVNKIKTAQPI; translated from the coding sequence TTGAGGCTCGGCGAGTTCTATACCAATAACTTCAGGAGTCTTGAGACAGTTGAACTTAGGAACTTGGGCGGATTTAACGTAATAGTAGGACCAAACGGTTACGGGAAGACGAACCTACTAACCTCGATTTTTCTTTTTATCAAGAACCTCTCAGCCGGGATTGAGAAAAGGTCGATTGAAGATAAGAGCCAAGAGTATCTGTTAATGTGGAATGGCTACGATACGTCTAGACCCATTCTATTAGGAGGCAGGCTTGAGTTTAACGAGAAGGAAGTAGAGAAGGTTACGGGTAAGAGTCAGAACGTGGTTATTGACCTGGTCAACAAGTTGAGATACATTAACGGATATTTAGAGTGGGACCTTGACTTGATAAGGATAAACGGTTCAGTGCCCTCCAAGGACGAGATAGAGAGCGCCAGAAAACTGTTGGACTACTCCGCATCTCAGATTGAGTACGTTCCCATTTTTGATCAGAACTACTTCGATGATGTTTTGAATAGAATTGTGGGGCTTAACAGGTCCCCCATTAACCTAAGGAAATATTGGTATGATTTCGCCAATTTAGTGAGCAACACGATCCCGGAGGTTAAGGGTATAGAAATCTGGGACTCAAAGAAGCTCGTACTGAACGTGTATAACTTGCCCATATATATAGATCTAGCTGCAAGCGGTTTCCAGAGAATAATCCTAATGTTATTTGTAATTTGGCTTAGTGGTAACAAAGTGCTTTTAGTGGAAGAGCCAGAAGTGAACATGCACCCCATAATGCAATATAAAATTGCTAAACTCCTGAAATCATGGACGGACAGCAACGTTCTGCAGGTTTTTATGACTACCCATTCACCCTTCATTGTATCCTCAGAGGTAGATAACTTCATTGTGTTGAAAAGAGGACAAGTGGCGTCCAATGCAATCGGTTTCCAACTCGATGAAGAGATCAAGTCCGCATTCTCTGTGTTAAAAATAAACGTGGGCGACATACTTTTTAGCAAGACGATAGTCATCTCCAGTGAGCTCGCGGAGCCTAGCGTGATCCTAAACTGGTTGAAGAAACTTAACGTGTACCCAGAGTACAACGGCTTAGTAATATATACGGTGAGGAACGAGCTGGAGCTACAGACTTGGCTCAAGTTAAGAAAGATGCTCAAGCTCGACATGCTCTTCCTTGGTCTATGCGACAAGATCGATAACGAACTTAAGGATTATTGCCTTCCCCTTAACAGGGAGGTTGAATCGTTTTATAGCAAAAGCGGCATGCTAGAGGCCCTAAAGAGAATTGGGATCTATCCTGATGATAAGGAAATGAAGGACCTATCAAGGGAGGACAACGTGAGGTGGTTAGCAAACGTGCTTAAGAGGAGGGGCTTAGATTACGGTAATATGAGGTCTGCCATTGGGGACATCATTTCAAGGATAGATTCCGTAGAGATACCCAAAGAGTTGGAAATACTTGTGAATAAAATTAAAACCGCACAGCCCATTTAA
- a CDS encoding TIGR00304 family membrane protein — MSLIGIGILLIFVGFILIFLDIIVTMARSVRSREETEEEKQTEKREAGGIIFIGPIPIIFGTSKNIEKWMIIVALAITVILVALFLIQFI, encoded by the coding sequence ATGAGTCTAATTGGCATCGGCATCCTTTTAATCTTTGTAGGTTTCATTCTAATTTTCCTCGACATAATTGTGACAATGGCCAGATCCGTTAGATCAAGAGAGGAAACTGAAGAGGAGAAGCAAACGGAAAAAAGAGAGGCTGGGGGAATAATCTTCATTGGGCCTATACCTATAATTTTCGGGACGTCAAAAAATATAGAAAAGTGGATGATAATTGTGGCCTTAGCCATAACTGTTATATTAGTTGCCCTCTTCTTAATACAATTTATATGA
- a CDS encoding DedA family protein — protein MISVPPSYLYIFALMILEGMSLPIPSEIIMPLVGYYSTKGVLDPYLGLMVGTVGSLIGSLIDYYIALKLGRAFILKYGYVFKLTHEKLDALTNWFSKYGAQSVFLFRFVPLFRALISFPAGLAKMRLPLFIVFTFLGHLMWDSVLVYIGIAFAPTWQSIINLIDKYMYGLAIVIAVIVIAYILIKGNFLKF, from the coding sequence ATGATCTCAGTACCTCCTTCATACCTTTACATTTTCGCTCTCATGATCCTGGAGGGGATGTCGCTACCTATCCCCAGCGAAATAATAATGCCTTTAGTGGGTTACTATTCCACTAAAGGGGTTCTAGATCCTTACCTAGGTCTCATGGTCGGTACTGTTGGAAGCTTGATCGGATCTCTAATAGACTATTACATTGCCCTTAAATTGGGGAGGGCATTTATCTTAAAGTATGGTTACGTCTTTAAATTGACCCATGAGAAGCTGGACGCCTTAACCAACTGGTTCTCCAAATATGGAGCCCAGTCTGTTTTCCTTTTCAGATTCGTGCCACTGTTTAGGGCCCTGATATCCTTCCCAGCCGGTCTTGCAAAGATGAGACTACCACTCTTTATAGTCTTTACTTTTCTAGGCCATCTCATGTGGGATTCCGTTCTGGTCTACATTGGAATAGCTTTCGCCCCCACGTGGCAGTCCATTATTAATCTCATAGACAAATACATGTACGGTTTAGCCATTGTTATAGCGGTAATTGTAATAGCCTATATTTTGATTAAAGGAAACTTTTTAAAGTTTTAA
- a CDS encoding Glu/Leu/Phe/Val family dehydrogenase, translating to MTSVEEVLTSNLYVQQTKKLYKIGEILGLHEDQLTALSTPERVIQVKIQIKGKDGLIKTFTGWRSQHNSALGPYKGGVRFHPNVTQDEVIALSMIMTWKNSLLQLPYGGGKAGVRVDPKSLSREELEQLSRNFIDAIYKYIGSDIDVPAPDVNTDSQIMSWFLDEYTKISGKIDPATFTGKPVDLGGLSVREFSTGLGVVHTAKLAADKFLGGLEGRRVIIQGFGNLGSFAAKFFQENGATVIGVSDSKGGVINPNGLDYNKLEEVKKTTGSVVNYPEGKKVTNDELLVTETDILVPAALENVIHKYNAPKIKSKLIVEGANGPLTADADSILKERGIPVVPDILANSGGVVGSYVEWANNRMGEIINEDDAKKLILTRMEKAFEEIYKKYNSLGDQDLRTAAMVVAVERVIRAMRVRGLI from the coding sequence ATGACATCGGTCGAAGAAGTTTTAACTTCCAATTTGTATGTACAACAGACTAAAAAATTATATAAGATAGGGGAAATCCTAGGGCTACATGAAGATCAATTAACCGCTCTGTCTACTCCTGAGAGGGTTATACAAGTAAAGATTCAGATAAAGGGGAAAGACGGGCTAATAAAGACGTTTACTGGATGGCGTTCTCAACACAATAGCGCCCTAGGTCCATACAAGGGTGGGGTCAGGTTCCATCCCAACGTTACTCAGGATGAAGTGATAGCCCTTTCCATGATAATGACTTGGAAGAACTCCCTTCTTCAGTTACCCTACGGAGGAGGGAAGGCTGGTGTAAGGGTAGATCCCAAATCTCTATCGAGGGAGGAGCTAGAACAGTTGTCCAGGAACTTCATCGATGCTATCTATAAGTACATTGGAAGTGATATAGATGTGCCCGCTCCAGACGTCAACACGGATTCACAGATAATGTCATGGTTTTTAGACGAATACACTAAGATCTCAGGAAAGATAGATCCAGCGACTTTTACCGGAAAGCCTGTTGACTTGGGAGGTCTCTCAGTTAGGGAGTTCAGTACCGGTTTAGGTGTTGTACACACTGCAAAGTTAGCTGCAGACAAATTCCTAGGTGGACTAGAGGGTAGAAGGGTTATCATACAAGGTTTCGGTAATCTAGGTAGTTTTGCAGCAAAATTCTTCCAGGAAAACGGGGCGACAGTTATTGGTGTAAGCGATTCTAAGGGTGGAGTCATAAATCCAAACGGACTGGATTACAACAAGTTAGAAGAAGTAAAGAAGACCACAGGATCTGTGGTTAACTACCCTGAGGGAAAGAAGGTAACAAACGACGAGCTACTGGTTACTGAGACAGACATACTAGTTCCAGCAGCGTTAGAGAATGTTATACATAAGTACAATGCGCCCAAGATAAAGTCTAAATTGATAGTAGAAGGAGCAAACGGTCCTCTCACAGCAGACGCAGACTCAATACTGAAGGAAAGAGGCATACCGGTCGTTCCTGACATACTAGCTAACTCCGGTGGCGTTGTGGGAAGTTATGTCGAGTGGGCAAACAATAGGATGGGAGAAATAATTAATGAGGATGACGCTAAGAAGCTTATCCTAACTAGAATGGAGAAGGCCTTCGAGGAGATTTACAAGAAGTACAACAGCCTAGGAGATCAAGATCTTAGGACCGCCGCAATGGTAGTAGCTGTAGAGAGAGTAATAAGGGCTATGAGGGTTAGAGGTCTCATATAA
- a CDS encoding SDR family oxidoreductase, with protein sequence MDLGIKGKKVLVTASSKGIGFATAKRFLEEGAEVVISSHDRENLHRAYEKLKGIGKVHEVVADLSKIDEAKMLVQESYSLMKGLDIVVYVTGSPKPGNLMELTDEDWGVAFNLLLMSAVVIIRESARLMKDGGRIVLSTSMSLKQPIDNLDLSNVVRLSLAGLIKVASRELGSKGILVNGVMPGWTMTERVGQLARDRARREGKTEDQVISEIVKDVPLGRIGSPEEVANVILFLCSTLSTYVTGSLIPVDGGLIRSTL encoded by the coding sequence ATGGATCTGGGAATAAAGGGTAAAAAGGTTCTCGTGACGGCTTCGAGTAAGGGCATAGGCTTCGCCACAGCAAAGAGGTTTCTAGAGGAAGGAGCTGAGGTAGTAATCTCGTCCCATGATAGGGAAAATTTACACCGAGCTTACGAGAAACTAAAAGGGATAGGAAAGGTCCATGAAGTTGTAGCTGATTTAAGCAAAATAGATGAAGCTAAGATGCTTGTCCAAGAGTCCTACTCCCTCATGAAGGGATTGGATATCGTAGTCTACGTTACCGGTAGCCCTAAGCCGGGTAACCTAATGGAGCTAACCGATGAAGACTGGGGGGTCGCGTTTAACCTTCTCCTCATGAGTGCAGTTGTTATAATCAGGGAGAGCGCTCGACTAATGAAAGATGGGGGTAGAATAGTCCTTTCCACCTCAATGTCGCTGAAGCAACCCATAGATAACCTTGACCTATCCAACGTGGTGAGACTCTCCTTAGCGGGACTCATCAAAGTTGCTTCTAGGGAACTGGGTTCTAAGGGTATACTTGTGAACGGGGTTATGCCAGGTTGGACCATGACAGAGAGAGTCGGTCAGTTAGCTAGAGACAGGGCTAGGAGGGAAGGAAAGACAGAGGATCAAGTAATCTCCGAGATAGTTAAGGACGTCCCTCTTGGAAGAATAGGATCTCCAGAGGAAGTTGCCAACGTAATATTGTTCTTGTGTTCCACCCTCTCCACCTACGTCACTGGATCCCTTATACCAGTAGACGGAGGTTTAATAAGGTCAACCCTTTAA